Proteins co-encoded in one Campylobacter jejuni genomic window:
- a CDS encoding cation:dicarboxylate symporter family transporter — protein MDKQFFQDFLMLSQAHTIATLAILCVVFYALKKMRDIKINFSLRMLFALLMGLGFGFALQYLANFPDAKEASNILWYSETKHWFAFVSSVFVAFIKMLVVPLVSICIIKVIIEIDKNIKISSLLGISLFWILFSTAIAATLGIFLGYSFDLGSNFAIYEENKQIREIQTFSNIILGLIPSNIIAAINKENIIAIVIFSFFIGISAKKISKKEEYEQAFKSFHNFILTFYNIMMNMTATVIRFMPYAVVCMMANVLLSNGFEAIKTAGLFIMLIYIAMLMMFGVHFLLLASQGLNPIKYAKKAFPVWLFAFSSRSSLGTLPMTTSTLQNKFGVNSAIANFVASIGTTTGLNGCAGYFPALAAVFVAFATHTHIDFTFALMIVLVAVIGSLGIAGVPGSATMAASIMLAGIGFGNNFVMLSLILAIDPIIDMARTASNVSGAMTSALCTAKNLKALDKEIYNS, from the coding sequence ATGGATAAACAATTTTTTCAAGATTTTCTAATGCTTTCACAAGCTCATACTATAGCTACTCTTGCTATACTTTGTGTTGTTTTTTACGCATTAAAAAAAATGCGGGATATAAAAATCAATTTTTCTCTTCGCATGCTATTTGCGCTTTTAATGGGTTTGGGGTTTGGTTTTGCTTTGCAATATTTGGCAAATTTTCCAGATGCTAAAGAAGCAAGTAATATTCTTTGGTATAGCGAAACAAAACATTGGTTTGCATTTGTAAGTTCTGTTTTTGTAGCTTTTATAAAAATGCTGGTTGTTCCTCTTGTAAGCATTTGCATTATAAAAGTAATTATAGAAATTGATAAAAATATCAAAATATCCTCCTTGCTTGGAATAAGTCTTTTTTGGATACTCTTTAGCACAGCCATAGCTGCAACCTTGGGTATATTTTTAGGTTATAGTTTTGATTTAGGAAGTAATTTTGCTATATATGAAGAAAATAAACAAATTCGCGAAATTCAAACTTTTTCAAATATTATACTAGGGCTAATACCTAGCAACATCATTGCAGCTATTAATAAAGAAAATATTATAGCTATTGTCATTTTTTCTTTTTTTATAGGAATTAGTGCTAAAAAAATTTCTAAAAAAGAAGAGTATGAACAAGCCTTTAAAAGTTTTCATAATTTTATCCTAACCTTTTATAATATTATGATGAACATGACTGCTACAGTTATTAGATTTATGCCTTATGCTGTAGTTTGTATGATGGCTAATGTGCTTTTAAGCAATGGTTTTGAAGCTATCAAAACAGCTGGACTTTTTATAATGCTTATTTATATAGCTATGTTAATGATGTTCGGGGTGCATTTTTTACTTCTTGCTTCACAAGGGCTAAACCCTATAAAATATGCAAAAAAAGCATTTCCTGTATGGTTATTTGCATTTAGCTCAAGATCTTCTTTGGGCACTTTGCCTATGACTACTTCAACTTTGCAAAATAAATTTGGAGTTAATTCAGCTATAGCTAATTTTGTAGCATCTATAGGTACAACAACAGGACTTAATGGTTGTGCGGGATATTTTCCAGCTTTAGCGGCAGTTTTTGTAGCTTTTGCTACACATACACATATTGATTTTACATTTGCTTTAATGATAGTTTTGGTAGCTGTTATTGGATCCTTGGGTATAGCTGGGGTACCTGGAAGCGCAACTATGGCAGCTTCTATTATGCTAGCAGGGATTGGATTTGGTAATAATTTTGTCATGCTAAGTTTGATTTTAGCCATAGATCCTATTATAGATATGGCAAGAACAGCAAGCAATGTCTCAGGAGCTATGACTTCGGCACTTTGTACTGCAAAAAATCTAAAAGCCCTAGATAAAGAAATTTACAATTCTTAA
- the thyX gene encoding FAD-dependent thymidylate synthase, with protein sequence MQITLLFHTPLSVCSHATRTCWQSFEKGDCGGEKDKELIDRVGNKFKHASTLEHLNYTFYIQGISRACLQEVARHRHTSPSVKSTRYTLKELRNEGEFKIGDFKNASRYLVLCGNEEVDNASIKALENLRTILQKSISLDIAKYCLPESYKTELTLTINARSLQNFISLRSSKSALWEIRNLANALFEALPQEHKFIFEHCLHKDIE encoded by the coding sequence ATGCAAATCACTTTACTTTTTCACACTCCATTATCTGTTTGTTCTCATGCAACAAGAACTTGTTGGCAAAGCTTTGAAAAAGGCGATTGCGGTGGCGAAAAAGATAAAGAACTTATCGATCGTGTGGGTAATAAATTCAAACACGCTTCAACCTTAGAGCATTTAAACTATACTTTTTATATACAAGGGATTTCAAGAGCTTGTTTGCAAGAAGTCGCAAGACACCGTCACACTAGTCCTAGTGTAAAAAGCACGCGTTATACCTTAAAAGAACTTCGCAATGAAGGTGAGTTTAAAATAGGAGATTTTAAAAATGCAAGCCGTTATCTTGTGCTTTGCGGTAATGAAGAGGTTGATAACGCAAGCATTAAAGCCTTAGAAAATTTACGCACTATTTTACAAAAAAGCATTAGTCTAGATATAGCCAAATACTGCTTACCAGAAAGCTATAAAACCGAACTTACACTAACGATTAATGCAAGAAGTTTACAAAATTTCATTTCTTTGCGTAGTTCAAAATCAGCTCTTTGGGAGATTAGAAATTTAGCAAATGCTTTATTTGAAGCCTTACCACAAGAACACAAATTTATATTTGAACATTGCCTACATAAAGATATAGAATAA
- the pyrG gene encoding CTP synthase — protein sequence MKQTKYIFVTGGVLSSLGKGIAAASIATLLKNSGLKVSILKADPYINVDPGTMSPFEHGEVFVTDDGAETDLDLGHYERFLDESLSQDNNFTTGRVYQSVIEKERRGEYLGKTIQVIPHIVGEIKDRIKKAGEGKDILIVEIGGTVGDIEGLPFLEAIRALRLEVGKNNAMNIHLTLVPFIKAAGELKTKPTQHSVGELRRIGISPDMIICRSEKALDRDLKDKIAISCGVEKNCVIESVDAASIYQIPLNFLKQDILNPIAEILDLKNLKPNMENWDSLVKRVIAPSNEVKIAFVGKYVDLKESYKSLTEAIIHAGAALDTKVELKWVDSEKLENMESAEVFKDVSGILVAGGFGYRGIEGKIKAIQYARENKIPFLGICLGMQLALVEFARNVLKLKDANSSEFNEKCQNPVVYLIDEFMDTNGEKQIRTAKTPLGGTMRLGVYKCDIKEKSLLAKVYNEAKSVKERHRHRYEANPKYRADFEKHGLIVSGESKGLIEAVELNCHPFFLAVQFHPEFTSRLEHVNPVICSFIKAAINYEDN from the coding sequence ATGAAACAAACAAAATATATTTTTGTAACAGGTGGAGTTTTAAGTTCTTTAGGTAAAGGAATAGCTGCTGCTTCTATCGCAACACTTTTAAAAAATTCAGGACTTAAAGTGAGTATTTTAAAAGCTGATCCTTATATCAATGTCGATCCAGGTACTATGAGTCCTTTTGAGCATGGGGAAGTTTTTGTAACTGATGATGGAGCAGAAACGGATCTTGATTTGGGGCATTATGAGCGTTTTTTGGATGAGAGTTTATCTCAAGATAATAATTTCACTACAGGACGCGTTTATCAAAGTGTGATTGAAAAAGAAAGGCGTGGAGAATATCTTGGCAAAACCATTCAAGTTATCCCGCATATAGTAGGAGAAATCAAAGATCGCATTAAAAAAGCAGGAGAGGGCAAAGATATACTCATCGTTGAAATAGGTGGAACTGTTGGGGATATAGAAGGCTTGCCTTTTTTAGAAGCCATTCGTGCTTTGCGTTTGGAGGTGGGTAAAAATAATGCTATGAATATTCATCTTACTCTAGTACCTTTTATTAAAGCTGCAGGGGAATTAAAAACAAAGCCAACTCAACATAGTGTAGGCGAGTTAAGACGCATAGGTATTAGTCCTGATATGATTATTTGTCGTAGTGAAAAAGCTCTTGATAGGGATTTAAAAGATAAAATTGCTATTTCTTGTGGGGTGGAAAAAAATTGCGTGATAGAAAGTGTTGATGCGGCTAGTATTTATCAAATTCCACTTAATTTTTTAAAGCAAGATATTTTAAATCCTATTGCTGAAATTTTGGATTTGAAAAATTTAAAACCTAATATGGAAAATTGGGACTCTTTGGTAAAAAGAGTTATAGCTCCAAGTAATGAAGTTAAAATCGCTTTTGTAGGCAAATATGTGGATTTAAAAGAAAGCTATAAAAGCCTTACTGAAGCTATTATACACGCAGGTGCAGCCCTAGATACTAAAGTGGAGTTAAAATGGGTAGATAGTGAAAAACTTGAAAATATGGAAAGTGCTGAAGTATTTAAAGATGTGAGTGGAATTTTGGTTGCTGGGGGATTTGGATATCGTGGTATAGAAGGTAAGATAAAAGCCATTCAATACGCAAGAGAAAATAAAATTCCTTTTTTAGGAATTTGTTTAGGTATGCAGCTTGCTTTGGTGGAATTTGCTAGAAATGTATTAAAACTTAAAGATGCAAATTCAAGTGAATTTAATGAAAAATGCCAAAATCCTGTGGTTTATTTGATTGATGAATTTATGGATACAAATGGAGAAAAACAAATTCGTACTGCAAAAACTCCTTTAGGTGGAACTATGCGTTTAGGGGTTTATAAATGTGATATCAAGGAAAAATCCCTTTTGGCTAAGGTTTATAATGAAGCAAAAAGTGTAAAAGAACGCCATCGTCATCGCTATGAAGCAAATCCAAAATATAGAGCAGATTTTGAAAAACACGGTTTGATTGTAAGTGGTGAAAGCAAAGGATTGATCGAAGCGGTTGAGCTTAACTGTCATCCTTTTTTCTTGGCTGTGCAGTTTCATCCAGAATTTACATCAAGACTTGAGCATGTTAATCCTGTGATTTGCAGTTTTATCAAGGCAGCTATAAACTATGAAGATAATTAA
- the recJ gene encoding single-stranded-DNA-specific exonuclease RecJ has translation MKIINKNEIKKILASRFEKDLHTKLCDLPLPCCLKDAYKAANRIKEAVEKNEKVAIVGDYDVDGIISCVIMAEFFDDIGFDYIIRIPNRFKDGYGLNAEIINELDVNLIITVDNGIAALEAAKLCKEKNIDLIITDHHMPQDVLPDAFAIINPKQKDCDFPEIEICGAQVAWYLIAALKEVCKLKYDMCKFLELLAIAIIADMMELRDLNRALVRRGIDHINKSKRAAFRAIKHYYQKDKFALDNIGFLIAPLINSAGRMDDASISYEFLHTKDFNKALEYLEQIVSFNESRKDEEKQLFEDSLNQIDENDSCIVVSGLNWHEGVLGIVASRLAKHFNKPAFVFSQNEEHLKGSARSVGKIDILALISKTNSILSNYGGHKGAAGISLNSENFEQFKNKIKKECSQISESEFLDTDEILGILEPSEIDFEMLEILESFEPFGHKNPRPFFVLENLCVKNKKLLGKDEKHLKLILTKENKTIEALFFNFDKEPELNQNISLLGSISKNEFRGLVTPQFVIKEIL, from the coding sequence ATGAAGATAATTAATAAAAATGAAATTAAAAAAATTTTGGCTTCACGCTTTGAAAAAGATTTGCATACCAAACTTTGTGATCTGCCTTTGCCATGCTGTTTAAAGGATGCATATAAAGCAGCTAATCGCATCAAAGAAGCTGTAGAAAAAAATGAGAAAGTCGCCATAGTAGGAGATTATGATGTTGATGGAATCATTTCTTGTGTTATTATGGCAGAATTTTTCGATGATATAGGTTTTGATTATATTATAAGAATTCCAAATCGTTTTAAAGATGGATATGGATTAAATGCTGAGATCATCAACGAACTTGATGTAAATTTAATAATAACAGTAGATAATGGAATAGCTGCTCTTGAAGCAGCCAAACTCTGTAAAGAAAAAAATATAGATTTGATTATCACTGATCATCATATGCCTCAAGATGTTTTACCTGATGCTTTTGCCATTATCAATCCAAAGCAAAAAGATTGTGATTTTCCAGAAATTGAAATTTGTGGAGCTCAAGTTGCATGGTATTTGATAGCGGCTTTAAAAGAGGTGTGCAAGCTTAAATATGACATGTGTAAATTTTTAGAACTTTTGGCGATTGCGATTATTGCAGATATGATGGAACTTAGAGATTTAAATCGTGCTTTAGTAAGGCGTGGTATAGATCATATTAACAAATCTAAAAGGGCTGCTTTTAGGGCTATTAAGCATTATTATCAAAAGGATAAATTTGCTCTTGATAATATAGGATTTTTAATTGCTCCACTTATAAATAGTGCTGGAAGAATGGATGATGCAAGTATTTCTTATGAATTTTTACACACTAAAGATTTTAATAAAGCTTTAGAATATCTAGAGCAAATTGTTAGTTTTAATGAAAGTCGTAAAGATGAAGAAAAACAGCTTTTTGAAGATAGTTTAAATCAAATCGATGAAAACGATTCTTGTATTGTGGTATCGGGTTTAAATTGGCATGAAGGGGTTTTAGGGATTGTGGCAAGTCGTTTAGCTAAACATTTTAATAAACCTGCTTTTGTATTTTCTCAAAATGAAGAACACTTAAAAGGTAGCGCAAGAAGTGTTGGCAAGATTGATATTTTAGCTTTAATTTCTAAGACAAATTCTATATTAAGCAATTATGGTGGTCATAAAGGCGCTGCTGGAATCAGTTTAAACTCTGAAAATTTTGAACAATTTAAAAATAAAATCAAAAAAGAATGTTCGCAAATTTCTGAAAGTGAATTTTTGGATACGGATGAAATTTTAGGAATCTTAGAACCTAGTGAAATTGATTTTGAAATGCTTGAAATTTTAGAATCTTTTGAACCTTTTGGACATAAAAATCCACGACCTTTTTTTGTTTTAGAAAATCTTTGTGTAAAAAATAAAAAACTTCTAGGTAAAGATGAAAAACACTTAAAGCTTATTTTAACCAAGGAAAATAAAACCATAGAAGCTTTATTTTTTAATTTTGATAAAGAGCCAGAATTGAATCAAAATATTTCTTTGCTTGGAAGTATTTCTAAGAATGAATTTAGAGGATTAGTAACTCCACAATTTGTTATTAAAGAAATTTTATAA
- a CDS encoding type II asparaginase, whose translation MCVLVFLSIGACMAEAKPKIAILATGGTIAGSIDSAVATTGYTAGVVGVDVLIKAVPQIQDLANISGEQIANIDSSNMRDEIWLKLVKEINKLFAEGVDGVVITHGTDTMEETAYFLNLTIKSDKPVVLVGAMRPSTAISADGPKNLYNAVALAADKESKGKGVMVAMNDKILSARGVVKTHSLNVDAFSSLDFRDLGYIVDGKVFFYNNIAKAHTKNAPFDVSKLTSLPKVDILYSYSNDGSGVAAKALFEHGTKGIVVAGSGAGSIHEDQKNVLKELMKKGLDVVVSSRVVAGRVAVSDSDKKLGFISAEDLNPQKARVLLMLALTKTSDPKKIQEYFLKY comes from the coding sequence TTGTGTGTATTAGTATTTTTATCTATAGGAGCATGTATGGCAGAAGCTAAACCAAAGATTGCTATTTTAGCAACAGGTGGAACGATAGCAGGTTCTATTGATAGCGCTGTTGCCACAACAGGTTATACAGCTGGGGTTGTTGGTGTAGATGTTTTAATCAAAGCGGTTCCACAAATTCAAGATTTAGCTAATATTAGCGGGGAACAAATAGCAAATATCGATAGTTCAAATATGCGTGATGAAATTTGGCTAAAGCTTGTCAAAGAAATCAATAAGCTTTTTGCTGAAGGGGTGGATGGTGTGGTTATAACTCATGGTACTGACACCATGGAAGAAACTGCTTATTTTTTAAATTTAACCATTAAAAGTGATAAGCCTGTAGTTTTAGTTGGTGCTATGCGTCCATCAACTGCTATAAGTGCAGATGGACCAAAAAATCTTTACAATGCTGTAGCATTAGCTGCTGATAAAGAGTCTAAGGGCAAGGGTGTTATGGTAGCTATGAATGATAAAATTTTAAGTGCTAGAGGTGTGGTAAAAACCCATAGTTTAAATGTTGATGCTTTCTCTTCTCTTGATTTTAGGGATTTGGGTTATATAGTAGATGGTAAAGTCTTTTTCTATAATAATATTGCTAAAGCACACACAAAAAACGCTCCTTTTGATGTAAGCAAACTCACAAGTTTGCCAAAAGTAGATATTCTTTATAGCTATTCAAATGATGGTAGTGGTGTCGCTGCAAAAGCTTTATTTGAACATGGAACTAAGGGTATAGTTGTTGCAGGTAGTGGTGCAGGAAGTATACATGAAGATCAAAAAAATGTTTTAAAAGAGCTTATGAAAAAAGGACTTGATGTTGTTGTAAGTTCAAGGGTTGTAGCAGGTCGTGTTGCTGTGAGTGATTCAGATAAAAAATTAGGTTTTATTAGTGCTGAAGATTTAAATCCTCAAAAAGCAAGAGTTTTACTTATGTTAGCGCTTACAAAAACAAGTGATCCTAAAAAAATTCAAGAGTATTTTTTAAAATATTAA
- a CDS encoding PD-(D/E)XK nuclease family protein: MEKFIERLLEEDIKFEKDVNNGLSDINIFDALNIETKENYHSKFIAYLIDINKDHYQKNFAKVFLEKLGKSLVNTKFENLNIEDIKSVETEACIKDNRRIDILITLSDKRYIIIENKIYAKDQKNQLKDYINFVRKNIKNIKDCYKNILTIYLHQDECASPSDYSLGNFTIKTNLIKDKNENNVSYYLKMDYIWIKEWIDECIKIYEEKSTKDQKFILDIQNIIFTLNQYKSILQWYMTDEYTQRDDVLEFIFQNNIKMQNLKNAMILYRYNKNKSELKNLNEENYKKAKDIIQHKWSNICEYIIEEFFDSFEHKEIKIGDITFIGNKIEENRVNHGVFIFYPIDYKNESIYPCIYIYFKKKYYDIIGLTFEISNDDEEDIENEKYKECLKLFKDVKEENVRKYQNHYYCDKLINNEKLEGEYAFIYWLIENQNSKKDFIQILNDFFIQKPIQEAYKGINDILNS, encoded by the coding sequence ATGGAAAAATTTATTGAAAGATTGCTTGAAGAAGATATTAAATTTGAAAAAGATGTGAATAATGGTTTGAGTGATATAAATATATTTGATGCTTTGAATATTGAAACAAAAGAAAATTATCATTCTAAATTTATAGCTTATTTAATTGATATAAATAAGGATCATTATCAAAAAAATTTTGCAAAGGTATTTTTAGAAAAACTTGGTAAGAGTTTAGTAAATACGAAATTTGAAAATTTAAACATAGAAGATATAAAAAGCGTAGAAACAGAAGCCTGCATAAAAGATAATAGAAGGATAGATATTTTAATAACATTAAGTGATAAAAGATATATTATAATAGAAAATAAAATTTATGCAAAAGATCAAAAAAATCAATTGAAAGATTATATTAATTTTGTAAGAAAAAATATCAAAAATATAAAAGATTGTTATAAAAACATATTGACTATATATTTGCATCAAGATGAGTGTGCTAGTCCTAGTGATTATAGTTTGGGAAATTTTACAATAAAGACAAATTTGATTAAAGATAAAAATGAAAATAATGTTAGCTATTATTTGAAGATGGATTATATATGGATTAAGGAATGGATTGATGAGTGTATAAAAATATATGAAGAAAAATCAACCAAAGATCAAAAATTTATTCTTGATATACAAAACATTATTTTTACTCTAAATCAATACAAAAGTATTTTACAATGGTATATGACAGATGAGTATACTCAAAGAGATGATGTACTAGAATTTATTTTTCAAAACAATATAAAAATGCAAAATTTAAAAAATGCGATGATTTTATATAGATATAACAAAAACAAATCAGAGCTTAAAAATTTAAATGAAGAAAACTATAAGAAAGCTAAAGATATTATCCAGCATAAATGGAGCAACATCTGCGAATATATAATAGAAGAATTTTTTGATAGTTTTGAACACAAGGAAATTAAAATAGGTGATATAACTTTTATCGGCAATAAAATAGAAGAAAATCGTGTTAATCATGGTGTGTTTATATTTTATCCTATTGATTATAAGAATGAAAGCATATATCCATGTATATATATTTATTTTAAAAAAAAATACTATGATATTATTGGTTTGACATTTGAAATTTCAAATGATGATGAAGAAGATATAGAAAATGAAAAATATAAAGAATGTTTAAAATTATTTAAAGATGTAAAAGAAGAAAATGTTAGAAAATATCAAAATCACTATTATTGTGATAAATTAATAAACAATGAAAAATTAGAAGGAGAATACGCTTTTATTTATTGGTTGATTGAAAATCAAAATTCTAAAAAAGATTTTATTCAAATTTTAAATGATTTTTTTATTCAAAAACCTATACAGGAAGCATATAAAGGTATTAATGATATATTAAATTCTTAA